The Nakamurella deserti genome contains a region encoding:
- a CDS encoding response regulator transcription factor yields MTDVAGRPEPAGTTTAGARPHPPSVRLVGAPGPWSDRVRSVLRDGGVAVAAPDRRGRPGAVDLTVILWAGEGAPGDPVLSGLPALIDAVLADGSGGRVVLLTPPVAVTPDALLAAVTAGADGWLTTDLPADALRRSLVAVAAGEPGLARHHVAHLITALRRSSPRTVLRSDGVAVDLTDRELDVLSALAAAPTTRAVADRLVVSEGTVRWHIAQLLRKLQLPARQDLIALAVARAGARGAGDSPPPGPPVIPTPRTAPDRARPAPADDAAFAAGWPRLTDGERRTVELVARGLTNAEIAATGGVSRHTVDSRVKRAFGKLGVRSRVELTRGLLGAGSDPRPAAGPDRRGDGPAAGP; encoded by the coding sequence ATGACGGACGTCGCCGGACGCCCGGAACCCGCCGGGACGACCACCGCCGGAGCTCGGCCGCATCCGCCCAGCGTCCGGCTCGTCGGCGCACCGGGACCGTGGTCGGACCGGGTGCGTTCCGTACTGCGGGACGGCGGTGTCGCCGTCGCCGCGCCGGACCGCCGGGGCCGTCCCGGTGCCGTGGATCTCACGGTCATCCTGTGGGCGGGGGAGGGGGCGCCGGGGGATCCGGTGCTCAGCGGACTGCCGGCGCTCATCGACGCGGTGCTGGCCGACGGATCGGGCGGCCGCGTGGTGCTGCTGACGCCGCCCGTGGCGGTGACGCCGGACGCCCTCCTCGCCGCCGTGACCGCCGGCGCCGACGGCTGGTTGACCACCGACCTGCCGGCCGACGCCCTCCGGCGGTCGCTGGTGGCGGTGGCCGCCGGGGAACCCGGGCTGGCCCGCCACCACGTCGCCCACCTGATCACCGCGTTGCGGCGTTCCTCGCCACGGACCGTGCTCCGGTCCGACGGCGTCGCCGTCGACCTCACCGACCGCGAACTCGACGTCCTGTCCGCGTTGGCCGCCGCGCCCACCACCCGGGCGGTCGCCGACCGGCTGGTGGTGAGCGAGGGCACCGTCCGCTGGCACATCGCGCAGCTCCTGCGCAAGCTCCAGCTGCCCGCCCGGCAGGACCTGATCGCCCTCGCGGTGGCGCGGGCCGGAGCCCGCGGCGCCGGTGATTCGCCGCCGCCCGGGCCGCCGGTGATCCCGACGCCGCGGACGGCACCGGACCGTGCCCGACCGGCGCCGGCCGACGACGCGGCGTTCGCGGCCGGCTGGCCCCGGCTCACCGACGGCGAGCGGCGCACCGTCGAGCTGGTCGCCCGGGGCCTGACCAACGCCGAGATCGCCGCCACCGGGGGTGTGTCCCGGCACACCGTGGACAGCCGGGTGAAGCGGGCCTTCGGCAAGCTGGGCGTCCGGTCCCGGGTCGAGCTGACCCGTGGCCTGCTCGGCGCCGGCTCGGACCCGCGGCCCGCTGCGGGTCCGGACCGCCGCGGCGACGGGCCCGCGGCCGGACCTTGA
- a CDS encoding AMP-binding protein, with amino-acid sequence MAEPPVEIPMADVATPLPPVTVPGPTRSLAARWRTVVEHQPDRTAICSDDATYTFAEADAAALRVARAVARDLGPDRSRDASGIPGTDGTDSTEPVALFVDNSAIALVGILALLRLGRVLVVLDRHQPVERLRQVVEIAGCRTCLADATNLAAARSIGGTLTDIRPLEELAAEPDTGTGTEAVDVAGRLPDPDDLPAGPAPVSVVFTSGSTGRPKGVAQTHEQFLNEVAAKGTTFGLTPADRVGVLLPFGFAAGFSALMAALLNGAGVYTYDPRDRGVAPFAEWVARHRVTAVHCTPHLVRSLTAVLPPRSSLATLRYVCTLGEPVFAGDVTGIRAHLPNDGAFFNETGSSEMGTLAIKRIGNTDPLPDGQVPAGVPIRNKTVLILRTDGTEADRGEAGDIVVVSDYLSGGYWRDPAATAARFGRTADDRPMIRQGDLGRWDAAGELMMLGRADAAVKVRGYLVEPSEIEAAILAGEGVLETVVVAVSEPPAATRLVAYVVPDPTVRTESPAALRRRLRSRLPEYMVPGSIVALARLPRNERGKVDRRLLPAAPARESSARPTGQWELVAADIWERVLGLEQIGLDDDFMALGGDSLTVEEMLAALREATGVALVSTDLLAAPTLREFAARIGQGSAPLPSLPDVVLLQDGGDAPPLFCFAGSGGLALSFRPLSRYFADRRVYSFQAHGLERRAVPDWSVEKAATRYLEFIRAVQPHGPYLLLGHSFGGLVAMELAHRLTAAGEPVDLVAVLDTYLPRSSGVLPVPLGATPSELSADPLSDRRARPGPWRRRLSPGGVPVWQDLPFRVSRRLRALTAGVVRFDGQRHFDAFFDQGVMVSGRYRLRAYAGPTLMVFAVNNPNGPAEWEPLLTGPHRYLHVRSEHTSLLRDPHVAAVAASVGECLDGRRPITVA; translated from the coding sequence GTGGCCGAGCCCCCCGTGGAGATCCCGATGGCCGACGTAGCAACACCGCTCCCGCCCGTGACCGTGCCGGGGCCGACGCGGTCCCTGGCCGCGCGCTGGCGCACGGTCGTCGAGCACCAGCCGGACCGCACCGCGATCTGCTCCGACGACGCCACCTACACCTTCGCCGAGGCGGACGCGGCCGCACTGCGGGTGGCCCGCGCGGTGGCCCGCGATCTCGGCCCCGACCGCTCCCGCGACGCCTCCGGCATTCCCGGCACCGACGGCACCGACAGCACCGAACCGGTGGCGCTGTTCGTCGACAACAGCGCGATCGCACTGGTCGGCATCCTGGCGTTGCTGCGGCTGGGCCGGGTCCTGGTCGTCCTGGACCGTCACCAGCCCGTGGAACGGCTCCGGCAGGTGGTCGAGATCGCCGGTTGCCGCACCTGCCTGGCCGACGCGACCAATCTGGCGGCGGCCAGGTCGATCGGCGGCACCCTGACCGACATCCGGCCGCTCGAGGAACTCGCCGCCGAGCCCGACACCGGTACCGGCACCGAGGCGGTCGACGTGGCGGGCCGGCTGCCCGACCCGGACGATCTGCCCGCCGGCCCGGCACCGGTCTCGGTGGTGTTCACCTCGGGTTCGACCGGCCGCCCGAAGGGCGTCGCGCAGACCCACGAACAGTTCCTCAACGAGGTCGCGGCCAAGGGCACCACCTTCGGCCTGACGCCCGCCGACCGGGTCGGCGTCCTGTTGCCGTTCGGCTTCGCGGCCGGCTTCTCGGCGCTGATGGCCGCCCTGCTGAACGGGGCGGGCGTGTACACCTACGACCCGCGGGACCGGGGGGTGGCGCCGTTCGCGGAATGGGTGGCCCGGCACCGGGTCACCGCCGTGCACTGCACGCCGCACCTGGTGCGGTCGCTGACCGCGGTGCTGCCGCCCCGCTCGTCACTGGCCACCCTGCGCTACGTCTGCACGCTGGGCGAACCGGTGTTCGCCGGGGACGTCACCGGCATCCGCGCGCACCTGCCCAACGACGGGGCGTTCTTCAACGAGACCGGGTCGTCGGAGATGGGGACGTTGGCGATCAAGCGCATCGGCAACACCGACCCGCTGCCGGACGGCCAGGTGCCGGCCGGTGTCCCCATCCGCAACAAGACCGTCCTGATCCTGCGCACCGACGGCACCGAGGCCGACCGCGGTGAGGCCGGCGACATCGTCGTGGTCTCGGACTACCTCTCGGGCGGTTACTGGCGTGACCCCGCCGCCACGGCCGCCCGGTTCGGACGCACCGCCGACGACCGGCCGATGATCCGGCAGGGCGACCTCGGCCGGTGGGACGCCGCCGGCGAGCTGATGATGCTGGGCCGCGCGGACGCCGCCGTGAAGGTGCGCGGCTACCTGGTGGAACCGAGCGAGATCGAGGCGGCCATCCTGGCCGGCGAGGGTGTGCTGGAGACCGTGGTCGTCGCGGTGTCGGAGCCGCCCGCGGCCACCCGGCTGGTGGCCTACGTCGTCCCCGACCCGACCGTGCGCACCGAGTCGCCGGCTGCGCTGCGCCGCCGGTTGCGCAGTCGCCTGCCGGAGTACATGGTCCCCGGCTCGATCGTGGCGCTGGCCCGGCTGCCGCGCAACGAACGCGGCAAGGTCGACCGGCGGCTGCTGCCGGCGGCCCCGGCCCGGGAGAGCTCGGCGCGGCCCACCGGCCAGTGGGAGCTCGTCGCGGCCGACATCTGGGAACGCGTGCTCGGCCTGGAGCAGATCGGTCTGGACGACGACTTCATGGCCCTGGGCGGTGACTCGTTGACCGTGGAGGAGATGCTGGCCGCCCTGCGGGAGGCCACCGGCGTCGCGCTGGTCTCCACCGACCTGCTGGCCGCGCCGACGCTCCGGGAGTTCGCCGCCCGGATCGGCCAGGGCTCGGCGCCGCTGCCGAGCCTGCCCGACGTGGTGCTGCTGCAGGACGGTGGGGACGCTCCACCGCTGTTCTGCTTCGCCGGCTCCGGCGGCCTCGCCCTGAGCTTCCGTCCGCTGAGCCGGTACTTCGCCGATCGCCGCGTGTACTCGTTCCAGGCGCACGGACTGGAGCGGCGGGCGGTGCCGGACTGGAGCGTGGAGAAGGCGGCGACCCGATACCTCGAGTTCATCCGGGCCGTCCAGCCGCACGGTCCCTACCTGCTGCTGGGCCATTCCTTCGGTGGTCTGGTCGCGATGGAGCTGGCCCACCGGCTGACCGCGGCGGGTGAACCGGTCGATCTGGTCGCCGTGCTCGACACCTATCTGCCCCGCAGCTCCGGCGTACTGCCGGTGCCGCTCGGCGCGACCCCGTCGGAGCTGTCCGCCGACCCGCTGTCGGATCGGCGGGCCCGCCCCGGGCCGTGGCGGCGACGGCTCTCCCCCGGTGGTGTCCCGGTATGGCAGGACCTCCCGTTCCGGGTGTCGCGCCGGCTGCGGGCGCTCACCGCGGGCGTCGTCCGGTTCGACGGGCAGCGGCACTTCGACGCGTTCTTCGACCAGGGGGTGATGGTCAGCGGCCGTTACCGGCTGCGTGCCTACGCCGGGCCCACCCTGATGGTCTTCGCGGTCAACAACCCCAACGGCCCCGCCGAATGGGAGCCCCTGCTGACCGGCCCGCACCGCTACCTGCACGTCCGCAGCGAGCACACGTCGCTGTTGCGGGACCCGCACGTCGCGGCTGTGGCGGCATCCGTCGGTGAATGTCTGGACGGACGTCGCCCGATCACGGTTGCATAA
- a CDS encoding glycoside hydrolase family 16 protein has protein sequence MALFTARRLRAAAVAGILGSLLLGAAPATASAAAAPTLSSSGLAATVRGFEVTATTTVTATSPTVVAKFGVCVRGADRSNFDFVKAQNVTVGTSGYTQTATQTLPAGSYSYWTCAYYNGAWLTLDSAKPFVVSSTPTVDGPDIVSMPKGDLPGWKQVFSDDFTTNAAAGTFGDVYKNKFSTYHGFADSYNGGTYNRNILSANNGVLDMFLHKENGRPQVAAPAPIVTTPWAGQTYGKFSVRFKSEALSGYKTAWLLWPDSNNWSEGEIDFPEGGLKGTMWAFNHCVGNPSKNCSWVDTQTTYTSWHTLSLEWTPTRVTYLLDGQVVGNDTKNIPSSPMHWVLQTETTSANAITQDGHLQIDWISVYTYSPGTTGTAVPTSGSTAPVTTTSGAAQIETASAWKRLG, from the coding sequence ATGGCTCTGTTCACCGCCCGCCGTCTCCGCGCCGCCGCCGTCGCCGGCATCCTCGGGTCGCTGCTCCTCGGCGCCGCGCCGGCCACCGCCAGCGCCGCCGCCGCCCCCACCCTGAGCTCGAGCGGTCTGGCCGCCACGGTCCGGGGTTTCGAGGTCACCGCCACGACGACCGTCACGGCGACGTCGCCCACGGTGGTGGCCAAGTTCGGCGTCTGCGTCCGCGGGGCCGACAGGTCCAACTTCGACTTCGTGAAGGCCCAGAACGTCACCGTCGGCACCAGCGGCTACACCCAGACCGCCACCCAGACCCTGCCCGCCGGCTCCTACAGCTACTGGACGTGCGCCTACTACAACGGCGCCTGGCTCACCCTGGACAGCGCCAAGCCGTTCGTGGTCAGCAGCACGCCGACGGTGGACGGGCCGGACATCGTCTCGATGCCCAAGGGCGATCTCCCCGGCTGGAAGCAGGTCTTCTCCGACGACTTCACCACCAACGCCGCCGCCGGCACCTTCGGTGACGTGTACAAGAACAAGTTCTCGACCTACCACGGCTTCGCCGACTCCTACAACGGCGGCACCTACAACCGCAACATCCTGTCCGCCAACAACGGGGTGCTGGACATGTTCCTGCACAAGGAGAACGGCCGCCCCCAGGTCGCCGCCCCGGCCCCGATCGTCACCACCCCGTGGGCCGGCCAGACCTACGGCAAGTTCTCCGTCCGGTTCAAGTCCGAGGCGCTGTCGGGGTACAAGACCGCCTGGCTGCTGTGGCCGGACTCCAACAACTGGAGCGAGGGCGAGATCGACTTCCCCGAGGGCGGTCTCAAGGGGACGATGTGGGCCTTCAACCACTGCGTCGGCAACCCGAGCAAGAACTGCTCCTGGGTCGACACCCAGACCACCTACACCAGCTGGCACACGCTGAGCCTGGAGTGGACGCCGACCCGCGTCACCTACCTGCTGGACGGCCAGGTCGTGGGCAACGACACCAAGAACATCCCCAGCAGCCCGATGCACTGGGTCCTGCAGACGGAGACCACCAGCGCCAACGCCATCACCCAGGACGGCCACCTGCAGATCGACTGGATCTCCGTCTACACCTACAGCCCCGGCACCACCGGCACCGCGGTGCCGACCTCGGGCAGCACCGCCCCGGTCACCACCACCTCCGGTGCGGCGCAGATCGAGACCGCCTCGGCCTGGAAGCGCCTCGGCTGA
- a CDS encoding Ig-like domain-containing protein, translating to MTSTLRRRAPWRARITLAVTAVVLAAGLPWSAPAAAAAGVDAQFVFQPATASTPAGYVADTGRAFDATRGYGWVRQDNPATPLDLSANTRLRTRTTVTPVQNRLIHVQYGDLVPRPTSGGNLTPGAWQYVVPNGRYTVTAGVGDQAGPGRTGCAAPCYDSFHTVRAEGVTLINRFQGSNARQYATGSATVEVTDGRLTVDAIGGTNTKLNFLTVAAVTTPPATGTRVDFTDAVTAPPAGYVADWGQPYGPRTSANQGSGLTYGWISPTDQTPVSLVGNGRNRNTGSAPVNQPDARLASFMHMQLGAATGRWELAVTNGAYEVTVAVGDAGTATDSAHWVDVENQNAMARFVPTVATRFSTVTRTVVVADGRLTLSPTGGTNTKIDYVDVVPVDLAGRPYTVKSTPANGTTGAVVNSSVTADNLLNPSGGAVDESTLTGDNVKLTRVADNARVSGGGVTSGGGDTVSFEPGVTLDGNTLYRFEITTGVKDVSGRSFMPFSSVFTTSNGSGPGVANVAFDALDSGAAKGNSYSSVVLGPDGKLYAGSIYGQIYRWTINADGTLGNQQTITTVRDHAVAAGWEGAPNRSVIGLAFDPASTPTAPILWITDNQAYLGEPTPDTTGAVARLTGPNLENYQAVLVNLPRSNKDHLTNSIALKNGKVYFAQGAMNAMGALDGTWEREEHLLSAAVLQLDPAKLPATLPVDVATADMKVPARSGVPAHTGTYDPYATTAPLTLYATGVRNAFDLVFHSNGHLYAPTNGSALGGNTPGTPTPYPASCARRADGGYTGPAAPALKGVLQEETDYVFDVRPGKYYGHPNALRCEYVLAAGNPTGYTGNPLFRFGAYPEGQKADPNFDLAGVYDAGLHASANGALEYRNSSVFGGALAGSLLVVRYHANQEVVAFSVNGTGGLSLPITGITGFTGLRQPLDIAQVPASGNLYVTELTDNPATTGIKLLRPRGTTATAVARIDFKPAAAALPAGYTADTGTAFSATTGFGWVRTGTTTALDMTAQTRDRAVTADQRLRSIIQMQPTGATAGSWEYAVPTGRYKVTFSVGDPSYTDSVHRIQVEGQPGVTFTPTSTERSRAVTVTVDVSDGRLTLDAAGGTNTKLQYVDIDRVSG from the coding sequence CGCGCGGTTACGGCTGGGTCCGTCAGGACAACCCCGCGACACCGCTGGACCTGTCGGCCAACACCCGGTTGCGGACCCGGACGACCGTGACGCCGGTGCAGAACCGGCTGATCCACGTGCAGTACGGCGATCTCGTGCCCCGGCCGACGTCCGGCGGCAACCTGACGCCCGGTGCCTGGCAGTACGTGGTGCCCAACGGCCGGTACACCGTGACCGCCGGCGTCGGCGACCAGGCCGGCCCGGGCCGCACCGGCTGCGCCGCCCCCTGCTACGACAGCTTCCACACCGTCCGCGCCGAGGGCGTCACCCTGATCAACCGCTTCCAGGGGTCCAACGCCCGGCAGTACGCCACCGGCAGCGCCACCGTCGAGGTCACCGACGGCCGGCTGACCGTCGACGCGATCGGCGGCACCAACACCAAGCTGAACTTCCTGACCGTCGCGGCCGTCACCACCCCACCGGCCACCGGCACCCGCGTCGACTTCACCGACGCGGTGACCGCTCCCCCGGCGGGCTACGTGGCCGACTGGGGCCAGCCCTACGGACCGCGGACGTCGGCCAACCAAGGCAGCGGCCTGACCTACGGCTGGATCTCCCCGACCGACCAGACCCCGGTGTCGCTGGTCGGCAACGGCCGCAACCGCAACACCGGCAGTGCGCCGGTGAACCAGCCGGACGCGCGGCTGGCCTCGTTCATGCACATGCAGCTCGGCGCGGCCACCGGCCGGTGGGAGCTGGCGGTGACCAACGGCGCCTACGAGGTGACGGTGGCCGTCGGTGACGCGGGCACGGCGACCGACAGCGCGCACTGGGTCGACGTGGAGAACCAGAACGCCATGGCCCGGTTCGTGCCGACGGTGGCCACCCGGTTCTCCACGGTCACCCGCACCGTGGTGGTCGCCGACGGGCGGCTGACGCTGAGCCCGACCGGTGGCACCAACACCAAGATCGACTACGTCGACGTGGTCCCCGTCGACCTCGCCGGACGGCCGTACACGGTCAAGTCCACCCCGGCCAACGGCACCACCGGCGCGGTGGTCAACTCCTCGGTCACCGCGGACAACCTGCTCAACCCGTCCGGCGGCGCGGTCGACGAGTCGACCCTGACCGGTGACAACGTCAAGCTGACCCGGGTGGCCGACAACGCCAGGGTCTCCGGCGGCGGCGTCACCAGCGGCGGCGGCGACACGGTGTCGTTCGAGCCCGGCGTCACGCTGGACGGCAACACGCTCTACCGCTTCGAGATCACCACCGGCGTCAAGGACGTCAGCGGCCGGTCGTTCATGCCGTTCAGCTCCGTCTTCACCACCTCCAACGGCTCCGGCCCGGGTGTCGCCAACGTCGCCTTCGACGCGCTGGACTCCGGTGCCGCCAAGGGCAACAGCTACAGCTCGGTGGTCCTCGGGCCCGACGGCAAGCTCTACGCCGGCAGCATCTACGGGCAGATCTACCGGTGGACGATCAACGCCGACGGCACCCTGGGCAACCAGCAGACGATCACCACCGTCCGCGACCACGCCGTCGCCGCCGGCTGGGAAGGCGCCCCGAACCGTTCGGTCATCGGCCTGGCCTTCGACCCGGCGTCGACGCCGACCGCGCCGATCCTGTGGATCACCGACAACCAGGCCTACCTCGGCGAGCCCACCCCCGACACCACCGGCGCCGTGGCCCGGCTGACCGGCCCGAACCTGGAGAACTACCAGGCGGTACTGGTGAACCTGCCCCGGTCGAACAAGGACCACCTGACGAACTCGATCGCGCTGAAGAACGGCAAGGTCTACTTCGCCCAGGGTGCGATGAACGCGATGGGTGCCCTGGACGGCACCTGGGAGCGCGAGGAGCACCTGCTGTCCGCCGCCGTCCTGCAGCTCGATCCGGCGAAACTGCCCGCCACCCTGCCGGTGGACGTCGCCACCGCGGACATGAAGGTGCCCGCCCGGTCGGGCGTGCCCGCGCACACCGGTACCTACGACCCGTATGCGACCACCGCCCCGCTGACCCTCTACGCGACCGGCGTCCGCAACGCCTTCGACCTGGTCTTCCACAGCAACGGGCACCTCTACGCCCCGACCAACGGCTCGGCGCTCGGCGGCAACACCCCCGGCACCCCGACCCCCTACCCGGCGTCCTGCGCGCGACGGGCGGACGGCGGCTACACCGGACCGGCGGCGCCGGCCCTGAAGGGGGTCCTGCAGGAGGAGACCGACTACGTCTTCGACGTCAGACCCGGTAAGTACTACGGGCACCCCAACGCGCTGCGCTGCGAGTACGTGCTGGCGGCCGGCAACCCCACCGGCTACACCGGCAATCCGCTGTTCCGGTTCGGCGCCTACCCCGAGGGTCAGAAGGCCGATCCGAACTTCGACCTCGCCGGGGTCTACGACGCCGGCCTGCACGCCTCGGCCAACGGTGCGCTGGAGTACCGCAACAGCTCCGTGTTCGGCGGCGCGCTCGCCGGTTCGTTGCTCGTGGTGCGCTACCACGCCAACCAGGAGGTCGTCGCGTTCAGCGTGAACGGGACCGGCGGGCTGTCGCTGCCGATCACCGGCATCACCGGATTCACCGGCCTGCGTCAACCGCTGGACATCGCGCAGGTGCCGGCCTCCGGCAACCTCTACGTCACGGAGCTCACCGACAACCCGGCCACCACCGGGATCAAACTGCTCCGGCCCCGGGGGACCACGGCGACCGCGGTGGCGCGGATCGACTTCAAACCTGCCGCGGCCGCGCTCCCGGCCGGCTACACCGCCGACACCGGTACCGCCTTCAGTGCCACCACCGGCTTCGGCTGGGTGCGCACCGGCACCACGACCGCGCTCGACATGACGGCCCAGACCCGCGACCGGGCGGTGACCGCCGATCAGCGGCTGCGCAGCATCATCCAGATGCAGCCGACCGGTGCGACCGCCGGCAGCTGGGAGTACGCGGTGCCGACCGGCCGGTACAAGGTGACGTTCAGTGTGGGCGACCCGTCCTACACCGACTCGGTGCACCGCATCCAGGTCGAGGGGCAGCCCGGGGTGACGTTCACGCCGACCAGCACCGAACGTTCCCGAGCGGTCACCGTGACCGTCGACGTGTCCGACGGCCGGCTCACGCTGGACGCCGCCGGCGGCACCAACACCAAGCTGCAGTACGTGGACATCGACCGCGTCAGCGGCTGA
- a CDS encoding glycosyltransferase family 2 protein, with the protein MQAATDELIDGNARCIPDSVRRRFVTIRFRTVPEMRPERMSACPYCDVRPGTGSIPSPPVASGDMADEPLVTVITPAYNVGPFIREAIESVKAQTEGRFEYLVVDDGSTDDTVSEILAAFDGDPRMRLIQNDHQGGSQARNTGIQQAKAPLISFLDGDDRWHRDKLRHQIDVLNHLGPEYGVVFSRSRLITEDGLVIGVQNARPGRHDMDDLLAENCPARNGSSLLFRKSCFDDVGYFSEEYTSATDFDLELRIAHGSATPLYWADKRYLIDYRLRGGQVSRAIERRLLAVEKILANYVPLMTRLPQSYAYVDHAVFAHRGDDAERIERWSDLARSSGLPYLIRTGPGRKLLGWRLLGPQGSAVYRTVTTRSLGVARAGARWVADRIR; encoded by the coding sequence ATGCAGGCTGCGACGGATGAGCTTATCGACGGAAACGCGAGGTGTATTCCGGACAGCGTTCGGCGTCGCTTCGTGACCATCCGATTCCGGACGGTGCCTGAAATGCGTCCCGAACGGATGTCGGCGTGTCCGTACTGTGATGTCCGCCCGGGAACTGGATCGATCCCGAGCCCGCCGGTAGCCTCAGGAGATATGGCTGACGAACCCCTGGTGACTGTCATTACCCCGGCATACAACGTGGGCCCTTTCATTCGCGAGGCGATCGAATCGGTCAAGGCGCAGACCGAGGGCCGATTCGAGTACCTGGTGGTCGACGACGGGTCCACCGACGACACGGTCTCGGAGATCCTCGCCGCCTTCGACGGTGACCCGCGGATGCGGCTCATCCAGAACGACCACCAGGGCGGCTCGCAGGCCCGCAACACCGGGATCCAGCAGGCGAAGGCCCCGCTCATCTCGTTCCTCGACGGCGACGACCGCTGGCACCGCGACAAGCTGCGCCACCAGATCGACGTCCTGAACCACCTCGGGCCCGAGTACGGCGTGGTCTTCAGCCGCTCGCGGTTGATCACCGAGGACGGTCTGGTCATCGGCGTGCAGAATGCGCGACCGGGCCGCCACGACATGGACGACCTGCTGGCCGAGAACTGCCCGGCCCGCAACGGTTCGTCGTTGCTGTTCCGTAAATCGTGTTTCGACGACGTCGGGTATTTCTCCGAGGAATACACGTCGGCCACCGACTTCGATCTCGAACTGCGAATCGCGCACGGTTCGGCGACCCCGCTGTACTGGGCCGACAAGCGTTATCTCATCGATTACCGGTTGCGCGGCGGTCAGGTCAGCCGGGCGATCGAACGCCGGTTGCTGGCGGTGGAGAAGATCCTCGCCAACTACGTGCCGTTGATGACCCGGCTCCCGCAGAGCTACGCCTACGTCGACCACGCGGTGTTCGCCCACCGGGGCGACGACGCCGAGCGCATCGAGCGCTGGAGCGATCTGGCCCGGTCGTCGGGCCTGCCCTACCTGATCCGCACCGGCCCGGGGCGCAAGCTCCTGGGCTGGCGCCTGCTGGGTCCGCAGGGCTCGGCGGTCTACCGCACCGTGACCACGCGCTCGCTCGGGGTGGCCCGGGCCGGCGCCCGCTGGGTCGCCGACCGCATCCGCTGA
- the opgC gene encoding OpgC domain-containing protein: MTVTRPGEPGPRTTEPAADVASAATAVGAPTRRRDAAIDTIRGICIVTMTFSHLAMGTLADKVTHPAPWVDGASGFVLMSGLVLGMVQPGRIGRGGILAAEIKLLRRAGLLYVAHVLTVLLAVVAGHFAPAVGWLPRTEDHGGTWGTVRDTLLLQVNPPDIDILSLYVLLLLSAMIGTALLAGGLAWLLGVLSVGVYVVASALPSAFILPIGNGESSKFNAGAWQLLFLSALAVGWYWKRLELRRRLTSPRALVLSAGLWAGVTLVGVLFARMGVIPGIQPALHDAFYDKTDQGLGRFVLAWAAFVTLYAGLSWLLGTFRLRWLAPVETIGKRSLASFIVLTVITVLVPVVAGDDVPGAVATVIAVASLFVMYGYVLLRYGRPGRPTAAAATPTA; the protein is encoded by the coding sequence GTGACCGTCACCCGCCCCGGCGAGCCCGGCCCCCGCACCACTGAGCCCGCCGCCGACGTCGCGAGCGCTGCGACGGCGGTGGGGGCTCCGACGCGTCGCCGTGACGCCGCCATCGACACCATCCGCGGCATCTGCATCGTCACGATGACCTTCAGCCATCTGGCGATGGGCACGCTGGCCGACAAGGTCACCCATCCCGCGCCCTGGGTCGACGGCGCCTCGGGCTTCGTGTTGATGTCCGGTCTGGTGCTGGGCATGGTGCAGCCGGGACGGATCGGCCGCGGCGGCATCCTCGCCGCGGAGATCAAGCTGCTGCGCCGGGCGGGTCTGCTCTACGTCGCGCACGTGCTGACCGTGCTGCTCGCGGTGGTGGCCGGCCACTTCGCGCCCGCGGTCGGCTGGCTCCCGCGTACCGAGGACCACGGCGGCACCTGGGGCACCGTCCGGGACACGCTGCTGCTGCAGGTCAACCCGCCGGACATCGACATCCTGAGCCTGTACGTGCTGCTGCTGCTGTCGGCGATGATCGGCACCGCTCTGCTGGCCGGCGGACTCGCCTGGCTGCTCGGCGTGCTCAGCGTGGGCGTGTACGTGGTCGCCTCGGCGCTGCCGTCGGCGTTCATCCTGCCCATCGGCAACGGTGAGTCGAGCAAGTTCAACGCGGGCGCCTGGCAGCTGCTGTTCCTCAGCGCGCTGGCGGTCGGCTGGTACTGGAAGCGCCTGGAGCTGCGCCGCCGCTTGACCTCGCCCCGGGCGCTTGTGCTCAGCGCCGGTCTCTGGGCGGGTGTCACGCTGGTCGGTGTGCTGTTCGCACGGATGGGCGTCATCCCCGGGATCCAGCCGGCGCTGCACGACGCGTTCTACGACAAGACCGACCAGGGGCTCGGCCGCTTCGTGCTCGCCTGGGCGGCGTTCGTCACCCTCTACGCGGGACTGAGCTGGCTGCTGGGTACGTTCCGGCTCCGTTGGCTGGCGCCGGTGGAGACCATCGGCAAGCGCAGCCTGGCGTCGTTCATCGTGCTGACCGTGATCACCGTGCTGGTGCCCGTGGTGGCCGGCGACGACGTCCCGGGCGCGGTGGCCACGGTGATCGCGGTGGCGTCGCTGTTCGTGATGTACGGGTACGTGCTGCTGCGCTACGGCCGTCCGGGCCGGCCGACGGCGGCTGCGGCGACGCCCACCGCCTGA